One window of the Cardiocondyla obscurior isolate alpha-2009 linkage group LG05, Cobs3.1, whole genome shotgun sequence genome contains the following:
- the LOC139102431 gene encoding G-protein coupled receptor Mth2-like, whose product MYPSIVRWFYVLLFVASLSESLRNFTNNDGKEDNLSARHDVLVNSTKDDEMQLYNLHENSAKNSNETYTKIQKENEQTSRANSTEVNEKSNFTREFDENLTKIGRENNSISYKIDRNFNTDDYNDAIVIVSNEACENETCIQLCCPFGDRLTLEKKCIAGEKNYSFPDIRQNNSEIKKLDEVFQLTVRDPCVVQRSAHRVLNPGEYAFLVNGSLYEDPHQLIPSTSYCLGVSDRNIYDAIVCMNQIGFPTYMSVCLLVSLPFLLLTFVVYSILPEVQNVHSYTLRVHVASLFTTNVVIFCVQEIPELSEWKYCIPLAYIFNFSMLSGCFWLNATCFDIWWTFRKLNLHQKNKNQKKRKFIIYSLYAWGVTFSINVACAIMDHAPGIPKSLIRPEMCKTKFWFGRDDALTVYYYGPTGAALFANICFFVATALAILYHNKHTAHQLKSSESRRYEKRKRKFNTYLKLFIVMGVSWSMGIILWLINASDSIPQMVWNISYTIDILQGVIIFVIYVCKQKIFRLLLKRFGWQKRIPFSSTSTSSRCTRTSSTMSYVSSISESVSMQKITPSVNPQTNQHVEPSAI is encoded by the exons ATGTATCCGAGCATCGTACGTTGGTTCTACGTGCTTCTATTCGTTGCCTCGTTGTCGGAATCCCTGAGAAATTTTACGAACAATGACGGGAAGGAAGACAATTTATCGGCACGGCATGATGTTTTGGTGAACTCTACGAAAGACGATGAAATGCAGCTGTACAATCTGCACGAAAATTCTGCCAAAAATAGCAATGAAACATATACAAAGATTCAGAAAGAGAACGAACAGACGTCCCGTGCGAATTCTACAGAAGTCAatgaaaaaagtaatttcacGCGAGAATTTGATGAAAATCTCACGAAGATCGGCAGAGAGAATAATTCCATATCATACAAAATAGACAGAAATTTCAATACAGATGACTATAACGATGCCATAGTCATCGTTTCAAATGAGGCTTGTGAAAACGAGACCTGCATTCAACTCTGCTGCCCTTTCGGCGATCGCCTAACGTTAGAGAAGAAGTGCATagcaggggaaaaaaattattcttttccaGACATTCGCCAGAACAATTCCGAGATCAAGAAATTAGATGAAGTATTTCAATTGACCGTTCGCGATCCGTGCGTCGTGCAAAGAAGCGCACACCGCGTTCTTAATCCTGGCGAGTACGCGTTTCTCGTCAACGGATCTTTGTATGAAGATCCTCACCAGCTCATTCCGTCAACATCTTACTGCCTCGGTGTCTCGGATCGGAATATTTATGATGCAATCGTTTGCATGAATCAGATTGGGTTTCCAACATACATGTCCGTTTGCCTCCTCGTGTCCTTGCCGTTTCTGCTGTTAACGTTTGTGGTATATTCCATATTGCCTGAGGTTCAGAACGTTCATAGCTATACGTTGCGCGTGCACGTCGCATCATTATTCACCACAAACGTGGTCATATTTTGCGTCCAGGAAATTCCCGAATTGTCTGAATGGAAATATTGTATTCCATTAG cctacatttttaatttttctatgtTATCGGGTTGTTTTTGGTTGAACGCAACATGTTTCGATATTTGGTGGACATTCag aAAACTCAACTTGCAtcagaaaaacaaaaaccaaaagaaaagaaaatttataatatactcTTTATATGCATGGGGAGTCACTTTTTCTATTAATGTTGCTTGTGCTATCATGGACCATGCTCCCGGTATACCGAAAAGCTTAATCCGTCCAGAAATGTGCAAGACAAAATTTTGGTTTGGTC GGGATGATGCATTAACGGTATATTATTACGGACCCACAGGTGCCGCTCTTTTTGcaaacatttgtttttttgtcgCTACAGCGTTAGCAATTCTGTATCATAATAAACATACCGCTCATCAGCTGAAAAGCTCAGAGAGTCGGCGCTACGAAAAAAGGAAGCGCAA GTTTAATACCTATCTCAAATTGTTTATCGTGATGGGAGTAAGTTGGAGCATGGGTATAATTTTGTGGTTGATCAATGCCAGTGATTCCATACCGCAGATGGTATGGAATATCAGCTATACGATAGATATTTTACAAggcgttattattttcgttatATACGTGTGCAAGCAGAAGATTTTTCGGCTGTTACTAAAACGTTTTGGTTGGCAGAAACGCATTCCGTTTTCGAGTACTTCTACGAGCAGTCGTTGTACTAGAACGTCCTCGACTATGTCGTATGTTTCATCGATATCAGAATCAGTATCTATGCAAAAGATCACTCCCTCTGTTAATCCGCAAACTAATCAACATGTCGAGCCCAGTGCAATATAA